In Streptobacillus felis, a single genomic region encodes these proteins:
- the rpoD gene encoding RNA polymerase sigma factor RpoD, producing MAAKNIDLKESLSNLMKKAKEEKIISVEEINNLMKNNFSQEKIDAIIFKIKELNIELVDKIADKTKTKTEKEVEKVKKEEVEPEINIDEKEVEAMLNEDLITVSESSDVDEPIKMYLREIGQIPLLKSEEEFELARRIGLGDEKAKQELMESNLRLVVSIAKKHTNRGLKLLDLIQEGNIGLMKAVEKFESDKGFKFSTYATWWIRQAITRAIADQGRTIRIPVHMIETINKIKKASRIHLQETGKEPTADYLAKTVEMPVEKVKNILEMNQDPISLETPVGSEDDSELGDFVEDDKFLNPHEATVRSVLKEKLNEILKKELNEREEQVLRLRYGLDDGAPKTLEEVGKIFDVTRERIRQIEVKAINKLKNIKKKKGLEDFRN from the coding sequence AATTTAATGAAAAATAATTTTTCTCAAGAAAAAATAGATGCTATCATTTTTAAAATTAAAGAATTAAATATAGAATTAGTAGATAAAATAGCCGACAAAACTAAAACTAAAACTGAAAAAGAAGTAGAAAAAGTAAAAAAAGAAGAAGTTGAACCTGAAATAAATATAGATGAAAAAGAAGTAGAAGCAATGCTTAATGAAGATTTAATAACAGTTAGTGAATCTTCAGATGTTGATGAACCTATAAAAATGTATTTAAGAGAAATAGGTCAAATACCTCTACTAAAAAGTGAGGAAGAATTTGAACTTGCAAGACGTATAGGTTTAGGAGATGAAAAAGCTAAACAAGAATTAATGGAATCTAACTTAAGATTAGTAGTAAGTATTGCTAAAAAACATACTAATAGAGGTTTAAAATTATTAGACTTAATACAAGAAGGTAATATAGGACTAATGAAAGCTGTAGAAAAATTTGAATCTGATAAAGGATTTAAATTTTCAACATATGCAACATGGTGGATAAGACAAGCTATTACAAGGGCAATAGCAGATCAAGGTAGAACTATTAGAATACCAGTTCATATGATAGAGACTATAAATAAAATTAAGAAAGCATCAAGAATTCATTTACAAGAAACAGGGAAGGAACCTACTGCTGATTATTTAGCAAAAACTGTTGAAATGCCAGTAGAAAAAGTAAAAAATATTCTTGAAATGAATCAAGATCCAATATCTTTAGAAACTCCTGTAGGAAGTGAAGATGATTCTGAATTAGGAGATTTTGTTGAAGATGATAAATTCTTGAACCCTCATGAAGCTACTGTTAGATCAGTTCTTAAAGAAAAGTTAAATGAAATACTGAAAAAAGAGCTTAATGAAAGAGAGGAACAAGTTCTAAGATTAAGATATGGACTTGATGATGGTGCACCTAAAACTTTAGAAGAAGTTGGAAAAATATTTGATGTAACTAGAGAAAGAATACGTCAAATTGAGGTAAAGGCTATAAATAAATTAAAAAATATTAAAAAGAAAAAAGGTCTTGAAGACTTTAGAAATTAG